In one Dermacentor albipictus isolate Rhodes 1998 colony chromosome 4, USDA_Dalb.pri_finalv2, whole genome shotgun sequence genomic region, the following are encoded:
- the LOC135917680 gene encoding uncharacterized protein isoform X1 produces the protein MSAGVTPIRCINLIKHVTATRAPNVQHCSGPAASWNTSAGVTPTRCTPGSREPSSKLAVAVLLLLLPGQPEAAAEGRGRRVVRYRCQYLRTQNSTKIVCSPVEVHQQQPGDSASASMQPEAFNGQRVQRGPVCSKLYQLAERLAAFEEGAWKYCDPTSCMRESPHCTNSVLSTECSQCLGRCWIMYAFPGARVGPHAKDFPCDPLACGGAQVFCGGYKFKDD, from the exons ATGAGCGCGGGTGTCACGCCGATACGGTGCATCAACTTAATCAAACATGTCACTGCAACACGGGCACCCAACGTTCAACACTGCTCTGGACCTGCCGCGAGTTGGAACACGAGCGCGGGTGTCACGCCGACACGGTGCACTCCGGGAAGTAGGGAGCCGTCATCAAAG CTGGCGGTAGCAgtcctcctgctgctgctgcctgggcAGCCAGAGGCGGCCGCCGAGGGCCGGGGACGCCGGGTCGTCCGCTACCGGTGCCAGTACCTCCGCACCCAAAACAGCACCAAGATTGTGTGCAGCCCAGTCGAGGTGCACCAGCAGCAGCCTGGTGACTCCGCCTCCGCGTCCATGCAGCCGGAGGCTTTCAACGGACAGCGCGTTCAGA GGGGTCCCGTGTGCAGCAAGCTGTATCAGCTCGCGGAGCGGCTGGCGGCGTTCGAAGAAGGCGCCTGGAAGTACTGCGACCCCACCAGCTGCATGCGAGAG AGCCCTCACTGCACGAACAGCGTGCTGAGCACCGAGTGCAGCCAGTGCCTGGGCCGCTGCTGGATCATGTACGCCTTTCCGGGCGCCCGCGTGGGTCCGCACGCCAAAGACTTCCCTTGCGATCCACTCGCATGCGGTGGAGCCCAGGTTTTCT
- the LOC135917680 gene encoding uncharacterized protein isoform X2, which yields MCQRNTLAVAVLLLLLPGQPEAAAEGRGRRVVRYRCQYLRTQNSTKIVCSPVEVHQQQPGDSASASMQPEAFNGQRVQRGPVCSKLYQLAERLAAFEEGAWKYCDPTSCMRESPHCTNSVLSTECSQCLGRCWIMYAFPGARVGPHAKDFPCDPLACGGAQVFCGGYKFKDD from the exons ATGTGCCAACGTAACACA CTGGCGGTAGCAgtcctcctgctgctgctgcctgggcAGCCAGAGGCGGCCGCCGAGGGCCGGGGACGCCGGGTCGTCCGCTACCGGTGCCAGTACCTCCGCACCCAAAACAGCACCAAGATTGTGTGCAGCCCAGTCGAGGTGCACCAGCAGCAGCCTGGTGACTCCGCCTCCGCGTCCATGCAGCCGGAGGCTTTCAACGGACAGCGCGTTCAGA GGGGTCCCGTGTGCAGCAAGCTGTATCAGCTCGCGGAGCGGCTGGCGGCGTTCGAAGAAGGCGCCTGGAAGTACTGCGACCCCACCAGCTGCATGCGAGAG AGCCCTCACTGCACGAACAGCGTGCTGAGCACCGAGTGCAGCCAGTGCCTGGGCCGCTGCTGGATCATGTACGCCTTTCCGGGCGCCCGCGTGGGTCCGCACGCCAAAGACTTCCCTTGCGATCCACTCGCATGCGGTGGAGCCCAGGTTTTCT